Proteins found in one Megalobrama amblycephala isolate DHTTF-2021 linkage group LG5, ASM1881202v1, whole genome shotgun sequence genomic segment:
- the LOC125268940 gene encoding solute carrier family 2, facilitated glucose transporter member 1, translating into MVFKENQLTVPLLTSIVAAVLGSLQIGYHTGNINAPARVIEEFFNTTWRSRHNQSIPEHSLTFLWSLSVSIKDFGALLGSLGVKGLADTFGRRNAILIVNALSVVGASLMFMSKATASFEVLIVGRLIFGLFCGLVMSLNPLYIQGVSPTNLRGAFATLNQVSFASGILLGMVVGLETVLGTEKYWSLMLSLSLIPATLQYMSLPFCPESPRYLFINRGKEKEAEAALRRLRGNPEMVMKEMEEMREEAAHSETGVTVREFLRKRRYRQPIILVLIINLGSQLSGFNAIINYSTKMFAQSNFDEAKYLTLGVGAVNVAFTIVAFFLVERAGRRKLLLAGFLSLVLCNLLMTITYSILTIIPDIRNIQVLVVFFLISAYEVGPGPISWFIAAELFDQSARPIAMAFTSMLNWGGKFLLALLFPPLLKICGAYVYLLFMCMALLAFTYTMFRLPETKGRTFDDIAAEFRGAEEIPLHNKTTFNTFT; encoded by the exons ATGGTTTTTAAAGAG AATCAGCTGACCGTTCCGCTGCTGACCTCCATCGTGGCGGCAGTGCTTGGCTCCCTCCAAATAGGATACCACACAGGCAACATCAATGCCCCTGCCAGA GTCATTGAAGAGTTTTTCAACACAACATGGAGATCCAGACACAATCAGTCGATACCAGAACACAGTCTCACGTTCCTGTGGTCCCTTTCTGTTAGTATTAAGGACTTTGGAGCACTGCTTGGTTCACTGGGGGTCAAAGGTCTTGCTGACACTTTTGGGAG GCGTAATGCCATTCTGATAGTGAATGCCTTATCAGTGGTGGGTGCCTCCCTGATGTTCATGAGCAAAGCCACAGCATCATTTGAAGTGCTTATCGTGGGTCGGCTGATCTTTGGTTTGTTCTGTGGCCTGGTGATGAGCCTGAACCCGCTGTACATTCAGGGTGTCTCGCCCACAAACCTCCGCGGTGCCTTTGCAACTCTGAACCAGGTCTCCTTTGCCTCAGGCATTCTGCTGGGCATG GTGGTGGGCTTGGAAACGGTATTGGGTACAGAGAAATATTGGTCCCTGATGTTGTCTCTGTCCCTTATTCCTGCAACGCTCCAATATATGAGCCTTCCTTTTTGCCCCGAGAGCCCCCGCTACCTCTTCATCAACAGGGGCAAAGAAAAAGAAGCAGAGGCAG CCCTGAGGAGACTTCGGGGAAATCCAGAGATGGTGATGAAAGAAATGGAGGAGATGAGAGAGGAAGCAGCCCATAGCGAAACAGGAGTGACTGTGAGAGAATTCCTCAGGAAGCGACGCTATAGGCAGCCAATAATACTTGTGCTTATCATAAACTTGGGCAGCCAGTTATCTGGATTCAATGCG ATCATAAATTATTCTACAAAAATGTTTGCCCAGTCCAATTTTGATGAAGCCAAATATCTGACACTAGGGGTGGGGGCCGTCAATGTGGCATTCACCATAGTAGCA TTCTTTTTGGTGGAGAGAGCGGGACGCAGGAAGTTGTTGCTTGCTGGATTTCTGTCACTAGTGCTCTGCAACTTACTTATGACCATCACATATTCCATACTG ACCATAATTCCAGACATCCGTAATATTCAGGTGTTGGTGGTTTTCTTCCTGATCTCAGCTTATGAAGTGGGGCCTGGGCCAATCTCTTGGTTCATTGCCGCAGAGCTTTTTGACCAGTCGGCCCGTCCCATTGCCATGGCCTTCACTAGTATGCTTAACTGGGGAGGGAAGTTTTTACTAGCACTGCTCTTTCCACCTCTGCTG AAAATTTGTGGAGCCTACGTCTACCTCCTCTTCATGTGTATGGCCTTGCTCGCCTTCACCTACACCATGTTTCGTCTTCCTGAGACCAAGGGACGCACTTTTGATGACATTGCGGCTGAGTTCCGCGGGGCCGAGGAAATTCCACTACATAACAAGACCACATTTAACACGTTTACCTGA